A window of the Halichoerus grypus chromosome 2, mHalGry1.hap1.1, whole genome shotgun sequence genome harbors these coding sequences:
- the LOC118520929 gene encoding keratin, type I cuticular Ha8-like, which translates to MTSCYISSSQCSGSTRMPATTNVCGSSIDIVGQPGAEARAASLCLSATLAHANRVRVGATPLGKPSLCMPHSCRTACPLPGTCNIPGNLGVCENYGEGAPNGHEKVTMQFLNDRLANYMQKVRQLEKENAELETRIQESSKCHESTMCPDYQSYFQTIEELQQKILCSKAENTRLIIQVDNAKLAADDFRIKHESEFSLRQTVEKDMCGMHKLLDDLSLAKADLEAQQESLKEELLCLKSNHKQEVSILRSQLGDKLQIKLDVEPTVDMSSVLQEMRCHYEAMVQTNHNDLEEWFQDQSESISKQDMSCSEELRCCQSEILELRRTVNALEVELRAQHSLKDCLQNSLCEADDRFGTELAQMQVLISNVEEQLSEIRADLERQNQEYQVLLDVKARLECEIATYRKLLESEDCKLPCNPCSTSASCVTTASAPRPSCTPCTTCVPGPACGASTGSRF; encoded by the exons ATGACTTCCTGCTACATCAGCTCATCCCAGTGTTCAGGCAGCACCAGGATGCCTGCAACAACAAATGTCTGTGGCTCCTCCATTGACATTGTGGGCCAGCCTggggcagaggccagggctgcCTCCCTGTGCCTGTCGGCCACCCTGGCACACGCCAACCGAGTGCGTGTGGGGGCAACCCCTCTGGGCAAACCCAGCCTCTGTATGCCCCACAGCTGCCGCACCGCTTGCCCCTTGCCAGGGACCTGCAACATTCCCGGCAACCTTGGAGTCTGTGAGAACTATGGGGAAGGCGCCCCGAATGGCCACGAGAAGGTGACCATGCAGTTCCTGAACGATCGCCTGGCCAACTACATGCAGAAGGTGCGCCAACTGGAGAAGGAGAACGCGGAGCTAGAGACCAGGATCCAAGAGTCGAGCAAATGCCATGAGTCCACCATGTGCCCAGACTACCAGTCCTACTTCCAGACTATTGAGGAGCTCCAGCAGAAG ATCCTGTGCAGCAAGGCTGAAAATACCAGGCTGATTATCCAAGTTGACAACGCCAAGCTGGCTGCTGATGACTTTAGAATCAA GCACGAGAGTGAGTTCTCCCTGCGCCAAACGGTGGAGAAGGACATGTGTGGGATGCACAAGCTCCTGGATGACCTGAGCCTGGCCAAGGCTGACCTGGAGGCCCAGCAGGAGTCCCTGAAGGAGGAGCTGCTCTGCCTCAAGAGCAACCATAAACAG GAAGTGAGCATTCTGAGGAGCCAGCTGGGGGACAAGCTCCAGATTAAGCTGGATGTTGAGCCCACCGTGGACATGAGCAGCGTGTTGCAGGAGATGCGGTGCCACTATGAAGCCATGGTGCAGACCAACCACAATGATCTGGAAGAGTGGTTCCAAGATCAG TCTGAAAGCATCAGCAAGCAGGACATGTCCTGCTCCGAGGAGCTGCGGTGCTGCCAGTCGGAGATCCTGGAGCTGAGACGCACGGTGAACGCCCTGGAGGTGGAGCTTCGGGCCCAGCACAGCCTG AAAGACTGTCTCCAGAACTCCCTGTGTGAAGCTGACGACCGCTTCGGCACTGAGCTGGCCCAGATGCAGGTCCTGATCAGCAACGTGGAGGAGCAGCTGTCCGAGATCCGGGCTGACCTGGAGCGGCAGAACCAGGAGTACCAGGTGCTGCTGGACGTCAAAGCCCGGCTGGAGTGCGAGATTGCCACATACCGGAAACTTCTAGAGAGCGAGGATTGCAA ACTCCCCTGCAATCCGTGCTCCACCTCTGCCTCCTGTGTGACTACCGCCTCTGCACCTCGTCCAAGCTGCACACCCTGCACCACTTGTGTGCCTGGGCCAGCCTGTGGAGCCAGCACTGGGAGCCGGTTCTGA
- the LOC118520888 gene encoding keratin, type I cuticular Ha7-like: MTSCYISSSQCSGSTRMPATTNVCGSSIDIVGQPGAEARAASLCLSATLAHANRVRVGATPLGKPSLCMPHSCRTACPLPGTCNIPGNLGVCENYGEGAPNGHEKVTMQFLNDRLANYMQKVRQLEKENAELETRIQESSKCHESTMCPDYQSYFQTIEELQQKILCSKAENTRLIIQVDNAKLAADDFRIKHESEFSLRQVVEADMCGMHKLLDDLSLAKADLEAQQESLKEELLCLKSNHEQEVSILRSQLGDKLQIKLDVEPTVDMSRVLQEMRCHYEAMVQTNHNDLEEWFQDQSESISKQDMSCSEELRCCQSEILELRRTVNALEVELQAQHSLKDCLQNSLCEADGRFGTELAQMQVLISNVEEQLSEIRADLERQNQEYQVLLDVKARLECEIATYRKLLESEDCKLPINPCSTDASCVLCPGCAPATCSPL; the protein is encoded by the exons ATGACTTCCTGCTACATCAGCTCATCCCAGTGTTCAGGCAGCACCAGGATGCCTGCAACAACGAATGTCTGTGGCTCCTCCATTGACATTGTGGGCCAGCCTggggcagaggccagggctgcCTCCCTGTGCCTGTCGGCCACCCTGGCACACGCCAACCGAGTGCGTGTGGGGGCAACCCCTCTGGGCAAACCCAGCCTCTGTATGCCCCACAGCTGCCGCACCGCTTGCCCCTTGCCAGGGACCTGCAACATTCCCGGCAACCTTGGAGTCTGTGAGAACTATGGGGAAGGCGCCCCGAATGGCCACGAGAAGGTGACCATGCAGTTCCTGAACGATCGCCTGGCCAACTACATGCAGAAGGTGCGCCAACTGGAGAAGGAGAACGCGGAGCTAGAGACCAGGATCCAAGAGTCGAGCAAATGCCATGAGTCCACCATGTGCCCAGACTACCAGTCCTACTTCCAGACTATTGAGGAGCTCCAGCAGAAG ATCCTGTGCAGCAAGGCTGAAAATACCAGGCTGATTATCCAAGTTGACAATGCCAAGCTGGCTGCTGATGACTTTAGAATCAA GCACGAGAGTGAGTTCTCCCTGCGCCAAGTGGTGGAGGCGGACATGTGTGGGATGCACAAGCTCCTGGATGACCTGAGCCTGGCCAAGGCTGACCTGGAGGCCCAGCAGGAGTCCCTGAAGGAGGAGCTGCTCTGCCTCAAGAGCAACCACGAACAG GAAGTGAGCATTCTGAGGAGCCAGCTGGGGGACAAGCTCCAGATTAAGCTGGATGTTGAGCCCACCGTGGACATGAGCAGGGTGCTGCAGGAGATGCGGTGCCACTATGAAGCCATGGTGCAGACCAACCACAATGATCTGGAAGAGTGGTTCCAAGATCAG TCCGAAAGCATCAGCAAGCAGGACATGTCCTGCTCCGAGGAGCTGCGGTGCTGCCAGTCGGAGATCCTGGAGCTGAGACGCACGGTGAACGCCCTGGAAGTGGAGCTTCAGGCCCAGCACAGCCTG AAAGACTGTCTCCAGAACTCCCTGTGTGAAGCTGATGGCCGCTTTGGCACTGAGCTGGCCCAGATGCAGGTCCTGATCAGCAACGTGGAGGAGCAGCTGTCCGAGATCCGGGCTGACCTGGAGCGGCAGAACCAGGAGTACCAGGTGCTGCTGGACGTCAAGGCCCGGCTGGAGTGCGAGATTGCCACATACCGGAAACTTCTAGAGAGCGAGGATTGCAA aCTCCCCATCAATCCCTGCTCTACGGATGCCTCCTGTGTCCTTTGTCCAGGCTGTGCCCCTGCCACCTGCAGCCCTCTCTAA